A stretch of Gasterosteus aculeatus chromosome 4, fGasAcu3.hap1.1, whole genome shotgun sequence DNA encodes these proteins:
- the rnf130 gene encoding E3 ubiquitin-protein ligase RNF130: protein MMSPWWTRLSALLVLILVLTRSVAAARSDRNIVSEEYVGATVNATVMDGRGNVLHMMSSDEGTYGQNSPKVDTRGVVITPAQHHGVADRQGCDPGTRFLVPPRNAHWVALLQRGNCTFREKILKAAAYNATAVLIYNNSTDKTVKMGHEGTGDTVAVMITEAYGKEILAHLERNLTVVVSVVVGQRGPTKNINRGSLVFVSISFIVLMIISSAWLIFYFIQKIRYTSARDRSQRRLGDAAKKAIGKLTTRTVKKGDKETDPDFNHCAVCIEAYQLNDVVRILPCKHVFHKVCVDPWLNEHCTCPMCKLNILKALGIMTTLPCVDSVVLDVERLGVGQASGGQRVSLGESNQPSISLEPLSLPHSEATPRTPADITIAVTSGGHFFNRNSMSPRSLVCEMELPDIQASLDLCDDNKS, encoded by the exons ATGATGTCCCCCTGGTGGACCCGTTTGTCCGCCTTGTTGGTCCTGATCCTGGTTCTGACCCGCTCAGTGGCAGCTGCCCGCTCTGACAGAAACATAGTGTCAGAGGAGTATGTGGGCGCCACGGTAAACGCCACGGTGATGGACGGGCGGGGAAACGTTCTCCACATGATGAGCAGCGATGAGGGGACGTATGGACAGAACTCGCCTAAGGTGGACACCAGGGGAGTGGTCATCACACCTGCCCAGCACCACGGAG TGGCGGACCGGCAGGGCTGTGACCCCGGCACCCGTTTCCTGGTCCCTCCTCGGAACGCCCACTGGGtggcgctgctgcagagaggaaactGCACCTTTAGGGAGAAGATTCTGAAGGCAGCCGCCTACAACGCCACAGCAGTCCTCATTTACAACAACTCCACCGACAAGACGGTCAAGATGGGACACGAAG GTACTGGTGACACAGTGGCCGTGATGATCACAGAGGCGTATGGTAAAGAAATCCTGGCACACCTGGAGAGGAACCTGACGGTCGTGGTCTCTGTGGTGGTGGGTCAACGTGGTCCCACCAAAAACATCAACCGAGGATCTCTGGTGTTCGTCTCCATCTCCTTCATCGTCCTGATGATAATTTCCTCAGCCTGGCTCATTTTCTATTTCATCCAGAAGATCCGCTACACCAGTGCCCGTGACCGCAGCCAG CGTCGTCTTGGTGATGCAGCGAAGAAAGCCATTGGGAAATTGACAACTAGGACGGTCAAGAAAGGAGACAAG GAAACCGATCCGGACTTCAACCACTGTGCGGTGTGCATTGAAGCGTACCAGCTAAACGATGTGGTTCGCATTCTGCCCTGCAA ACATGTCTTCCATAAGGTGTGTGTGGACCCCTGGCTGAACGAACACTGCACCTGTCCCATGTGCAAACTCAACATCCTTAAAGCTCTTGGCATCATG ACCACCCTCCCATGCGTGGACAGCGTGGTGTTGGATGTGGAGCGCCTGGGTGTCGGTCAGGCGTCTGGAGGCCAAAGGGTGTCGCTGGGCGAAAGCAACCAGCCGTCCATTAGCCTAGAGCCGCTCAGCCTCCCTCACTCTGAGGCCACTCCCAGAACACCTGCAGACATCACCATCGCTGTGACCA gtGGTGGTCACTTTTTCAACAGGAACTCAATGTCCCCTCGCAGTTTGGTCTGCGAGATGGAGTTACCAGACATCCAGGCCTCGCTAGACCTCTGTGATGATAACAAGTCCTGA
- the LOC120818084 gene encoding proteinase-activated receptor 4 encodes MKLFGTLLFASVLLSICSVSQTSRAADNCSSMSFRLRAFRLQVRCNVTTLKEKQLEEIQAPTTNLYLPILYLLSFVVGLPSNLVALWVLVFRTKPLPSTTLLINLTAADCLLLLVLPFRMVYHFMGNHWNLGEPFCRVVMAIFYGNMYGSVLCLALVALDRYVALVHPFAARTLRGRRTSLCMTAAVWAVVLAAMLPLLISQQTYELEELQITTCHDALPEQEQDRFFLPYFCTLFTFCFLLPLLVVLYCHSAVLHSLLAEGKRYGHAVRVTVLMLLVFLVCLLPSNVLLLLTYADGKDGEDLYVPYTVSLAISTFNSCIDPFIFYFVSAEFREKARGALCCRGDAKDRRSHMANKVSYSSSSSSRLGTKVTILSRSSRSGLSQTT; translated from the exons ATGAAGCTTTTTGGGACTCTTCTCTTTGCCTCTGTGCTATTGTCCATCTGCAGCGTCTCTCAAACCTCTCGTGCTGCAGACAACTGTTCCAGTATGTCCTTCC GTCTTCGGGCATTCAGGCTCCAGGTGAGATGTAATGTCACTACCCTGAAGGAGAAGCAGCTAGAGGAGATCCAGGCCCCGACCACCAACCTGTACCTGCCGATCCTCTACCTGCTGTCCTTTGTTGTGGGTCTCCCCTCCAACCTGGTGGCTCTATGGGTCCTGGTCTTCAGAACCAAGCCACTCCCGTCCACCACGCTGCTCATCAACCTCACGGCTGCAgactgcctgctgctgctggtcttgCCATTCCGCATGGTGTATCACTTCATGGGAAACCACTGGAATCTGGGCGAGCCTTTCTGCCGGGTCGTTATGGCGATATTCTACGGCAACATGTACGGGTCTGTGCTGTGTCTGGCGCTGGTGGCTCTGGACCGCTATGTGGCCCTGGTGCACCCATTTGCCGCCAGGACGCTGCGCGGCCGGCGCACCTCCCTGTGTATGACGGCGGCGGTGTGGGCAGTAGTCCTGGCGGCCATGTTGCCTCTTCTGATAAGCCAGCAGACCtacgagctggaggagctgcaaatCACCACCTGCCACGACGCACTGCCGGAGCAAGAGCAGGACCGCTTCTTCCTGCCCTACTTCTGCACCTTGTTCACCTTCTGCTTCCTTCTGCCCCTCCTAGTGGTGCTGTACTGCCACTCTGCCGTGCTGCACTCGCTGCTGGCTGAGGGGAAGCGGTACGGCCATGCCGTCCGGGTCACAGTACTGATGCTGCTGGTATTTCTTGTATGTCTTCTACCTAGCAACGTCCTACTGCTGCTCACCTACGCAGACGGCAAGGATGGCGAGGATCTCTATGTGCCCTACACTGTTAGCTTAGCCATTAGCACCTTTAACAGCTGCATCGACccctttatcttttattttgtatcggcAGAGTTCAGGGAGAAGGCTCGGGGCGCTCTGTGTTGCCGTGGCGACGCAAAGGACAGGCGGTCTCATATGGCCAACAAGGTGTCGtactcctcatcatcatcatcacgccTCGGGACAAAGGTCACCATTCTGTCCAGGTCCAGTCGGAGTGGGTTGTCACAGACCACATGA